DNA from Desulfobacterales bacterium:
AAAAAATTTTGCGTCAAATTTATCAACATCGGGTATTACGCCTCCCCATTTTGAATTTGTTTTATTGCTTTCTTTTAATGGGTCTCCAAAATAATCTTCCCAATTCCATCTTTCTTTTGGAATAATTTCTATCATGTTTTTTTCATTTTTTAAATTATCCCAGTATTCATTAATATCTTTTGACATTGGCAATACGCAAGCTATTCCAATTATTGCTATGCCGTCTGATGGGGTTTGTCCATATGCCTCCCTCCTGCCTCCAGTGCGAGGGAGGGTTGAGGTGGCTGGAGTCGATTGACTTTTTAACACTGTAGTGGCTTTTTTAACTGGTTTTATATCTTTATAGAATTCTTTTATTTGGGCTTCAAATTCCTTATGTAAATATTCTCTTAAGGCTTTTATTGAGCCATGAGCAAAGAAAACAGTCGGAGAAATAGTTATTTTAAAAATATCAGATATTTTATTTACAAATTCGGTAAGCAGTATTGAATCAAAACCAAAATTGCCAAGGTTTTCATCTGAATCAAGGTTTACTGTATCGATACTTACAATTTGGGAAGCTATTTTTTTAATATCAATTTCTAATCTTTTGTTTAAGTCTGTTTCTTCTGTTTCTTCAAAAGCAATAGGCTCAATTTCTATTTTCTTTTCTAAAACAGGCTCGCCATGCTTAACATCAACTTTAAGCATTCTGTCTATTTTATTTTTTTCTCCAGACATAACAACTATATTGGGCATATTGCTTGACAGAATATTTTTAAAGGCTAAAATTCCTTTTTCAGTTTCAAGGTAAGCAAGACCTGATGATTTAAGGTATAAAGCTTCTCCTTCATCGTCAAGATGCATTCCTCCTTCACGCCATAGCGGCCAATTAATTGAAATTGTTTTTCCGTATCTTTGATTTTGAACTCGTTTGTTTTCTCTTTCAAGTGTAAATGCGTCTAAAAATTTATTTCCAATTGCGTAATCGCACTGACCGAAATCACCAAGAACAGCTGATGTTGACGAAAACATCACAAAAAAATCTAATTTTTCATTTTTTGTAGCTTCATCAAGGATTACGCTTCCATCAATTTTAGGATTTATAACTTGTTTAAATTCGTTTATGTCTTTTTCAGTTATGATTTTTTCGCTTGTTTTTCCAGCAGCGTGAATAATACCGTTAATTGCTCCAAACTTTGACTTTGCAGTATTTACAGCCTTAGTCATTGATTCTATATCTGAAGTGTCTGCTTTAATATAAATTGCTTCAGCGCCATTTTGATTAAGCTCGTCTATAATTTCTTTTTTATTTGTAGAAAGCTCTGACCGCCCAATTAAAATAAGCCTTGCTTTGTATTTTTCTGCAAGGTATTTGGCAAAAACAAGGCCTAATGCTCCAGCTCCGCCAGTAATAACATAAACGCCTTTTTCCCTTAAAACTTGAGGGGCTGTTTCTAAAAAGTCAATAGATTCTGCTTTTTTGATAAATCGTTCTGAATTTTTGTACAATACTTCTGGCGAATAATATTTTTTATTTATTACAAGTTCTTTTGCAGCGAGAGTAAGACTTGATAACTCATCAATGGATATGGTTGAAAAAAGAATATTCGGTAAAACAAGGCTAATGGATTTAGAAAAGCCGGCTAACGCTTCATAAAAGGCATTTGGATATTTAAAAATAAAAATTATTCGTTTTATATTTTTCGCATTTTCGCCTAAAGCCTTAATCAGGTTAAAAACTGAAAATATGCCTAAATCCAATTCTTTTGCGTTTTTATTGTCTATGCCCCATGTATAAAGTATATGAGTCGGATAAAAATCTTGAAAATCAAACTTATCATTTATTTCGCCAATAATTTTAGTTTTAGAATTTTTAAAATATGGAGACAAAGATTCGAGAACTTGATTATTCTTACCAAATATCAATATATTGGCATTTTCAATATTTTCGTGAGCAAAATAATCTGATTCATTCCAAATAAGGTTATAATAAAATATAGATGGTTCAATTTTCTTTTTTGTTGTTTTAACCCAGAATCTTTCCTTTGCAAAAGGATATGTAGGAAGAGGAAGTCGTTTTGGTTTTGTATCGGCATGTAAAAGATTCCAATCTATGTCTATTCCGGACACCCATAATTTAGCTATTTTATTTGTTTTTTTGTTTAAAATAAGGCTTTTTATAAATTCTTTCCCTTCTTCATCTTCAACCATTATGTCGTAATTATCTTTTTTTGATTTTAAGCTTCCGATAAAAAGATTTTCAGACTTTTCCTTATTTAAATATTTTATGAGATTAGATTTAAGTGTATCTATATTATCAGCTGTTATTGCGAGCCTTTCTTGCATAGGATCTCTGCCAGCTTGAAGGGTATAAGCAATATCATAAAAATATTTGTCAGCGTCTTGTATTTTTTCAAGGTAATTTAATATGTCTCCTGCATACTGGGTAAGTCTTTGCTCGTCTTTTGCTGATAAAACAAAAATAGATTCTTTACATTCAGTGTTGTCTTCCTTTATGCTTTTATTTTCATATTCTTCAATTATGATATGGGAATTTACACCTCCAAACCCAAAAGAGCTTATTCCAGCTCTTCTTGGGATTGGATTATTATTTTCGTCTTTAATAGTGTCCCAATTTTGAATTTTATCGATAAAATAAAAAGGGCTGTCTTTAATGCTTATGTATGGATTAAGTTCTTTAAAATGAAGCAAAGACGGCAATTTTTTATACTTCATACATAGCAATACTTTTAAAACTCCAGCAATTCCAGCGGCAGTTTCAAGATGGCCGATATTAGTTTTAACTGAGCTTATTCCGCATATTGGAACATCAGGAATTTTTATTTCCCATTTTTTGTAAAGTTCTGAAAAAGCTTTTTTAAGAGCATTTATTTCAATTGGATCTCCAAGGGAAGTACCTGTTCCATGAGCTTCAATGTAACTTATTGTTGATGGATTTATTTGAGCTTTTTCTACAGCATCAATTATAACTTCAGCTTGAGCTGCAGGATTAGGAGCTGTGAGCGAATTAGCTTTTCCTCCGTGATTTATTGATGTTGATTTTATAACGCCGTATATAAAATCTCCGTCCTCTATGGCTTTATCAAGGGGTTTAAGAAAGACAGCTCCGACACCTTCGCCTCTTGCGTAGCCATTAGCGCTTTTATCAAATGTTTTGCATTTTCCGTCTTTGCTGAGCATACCTGCTTTGCTGAATGCTATAAAAAGAGAAGGACTTGCCATTACGTTTACGCCGCCGGCAATGGCAAAATCACAGTTGCCGAACTGTATTGCTTCAACAGCTCTGTGTATTGCCACAAGTGCGCTTGAACATGCTGTATCTATAGGCTCACTTGGGCCTTTTAAGTTTAAAAGATAAGAAATTCGATTTGCAAGTATAGAATGGGACATACCGGTTGCAGCTTGAGCTTTTATATCGTCACTGGCTTCTCGAATGATGTCGTTATAATCAAGGGTTGCGACTCCAACAAAAAGCCCTGTTTTTGTTCCAGATAAATCTTGGGATTTATATCCAGCATCCTCGATTGTTTTCCATACTGTTTCCAAGAATAATCTTTGTTGAGGATCCATAAGTTCTGCTTCTCTTGGAGATATTCCAAAGAAAAGAGCATCGAATTTATCCACTTCCTTCATGAACCCACCCCATTTTATATTAGTTTTATTGGGCTCTTTTGTAGGGTCTCCGTAATAATCAAGGTAATCCCATCTGTCTTTTGGAATTTCTGTAACAAGATTTTTCCCTTTTTCAAGGTTTTGCCAGAAAATATCAAGGTTTTCAGATTGGGGCATTATTCCGCTCATGCCTATGATTGCTATATCTTTTGATATTTTACGAATTTCATCTTGTTTTTTGTTTACTATTTTAATGGCTCGTTTTTTTATGGACGGTTTTTTAGATTTAACTGAAATTAGTTTGATTTTGCCCTTGTAATGTTCAGTTACAGAGTTCTTATGTTCGTCAAAAAGATATGTTGATAATCCGTTTATTGTTGGGTATTCAAATAAATTGGCTGGCGTCAGCTCAATATTATATTTCTCAACTATTATTTTAGCAAATTCCGTGATTGTGATGGAATCAAATCCAAACTCGCTCATATTTTCGTCAAAATCAATATCATTTTCTTTTACTTTTAAAATTGAGCTTATTGCTTTTGCTAAATCTTGTTTAATTTTTTCTATAAGGTCTTTTTCGTCGATTTTAGATTCAAATTGTTCTACTTCTTCTGTTTCTTCGACAAATTCTTCAAATTCTTCAAATTCTTCTTCAGTTTCATCTTTAACAGTTTCTATAGCCTTTTTAGCATTAAAGGCACTTATTATTTTTTCTTTTTCGCCTTCCAAAGCTATAAAATTAGTTTTGTCTGATAATAAACCTTTTTCAAATGCTAAAACGCCAGAATCAGTTTGAAGTGGAATTATCCCGAAATTTTTCTTAATGTTGTCTTTAGTAAAATCGTCAACATGCATTCCTCCTTCTGCCCACAAAGGCCAGTTTATAGAAATAGTTTTTCCAAACCTTTCGTTTTTAGCTCTTAATAATTCTCTTTGCTTGCTGAAATTATCCATAAAACTATTAGCAAACGAGTAATCGCATTGACCTGGATTTCCAAAAACCGCAGATATTGATGAAAATAGAACAAAAAAATCCATTTGCTCAGATTTTAAAGCCTCATCCAAATAAATTGTTCCGAATACTTTGGCTGATAAAACTTCAGATATTTCTGCTTCGGTTTTTTTAATGATAAAGGAATCTCTTATTACGCCTGCACTGTGAATTACTCCGTTTATTTTTCCAAAGTTAGCTTTTAATGACTGTATAAGCCTATTAACATCATTTTTATTGGAAATGTCCGCTTGCTCATAAAATATTTTAGAGCCTGTTTGTTCTAATGCTTTTATTTTTTCCGATTTTTCTGGAGTAATACTTGACCTTCCAGTAAGAATAATTTGAGATTTAGCTTGTTGTGATAAAAATCTGGCAAATATAAGTCCAAGTCCGCCAATTCCACCGGTAATAATATAAACTCTTTTTTTTTGTATGCTAAGTGTATCTTTTTTTGGCGGATAAAATTCTATTAAGGATTTTGTAAATCTTTTTCCGTTCTTATATAGAACTTCTTTTTTGTCTTTATCTGCTTTGAGCTCGTTTATCAGATATTCAGCAATTTTTTCCGTAGATTGATTTGAATTTATTTCTACTGTTTTGAATTGAAGTTTTGGATTTTCTAAGGCTATAGTTTTGAATAAGGCTGAAATTGCTGAATGTAGAGGCCTAATCTCACCTTCTTTTGTCAAATACGCATATATCATTTGGACGTTATTTTTAGGTTTAGTTGCTAAAATTTCTTTTGTAAGGGATAATAAAGAATAATAGCTTTTTGTAAGCTCTTCTTCAAAATTGATTCCAGTGTTTTCCCATGAAACAATATTTATAATTTTGGATGGGAATTGCTCTTCATTTCGGTCAATTTTCTCCCTCCCCCCTGAGCGGAGGGTTGGGGTGGGGTGCGTTAATTTAATATCAAGACCTTTGTATTTATTTTCAATTGCCGTCTTTAGAGACTCAGTAAATTCAGCCTTATCTGCCAATATGAATATATTTTTTAATTCTTCTTCAGTCTCAAATTTACATTCTGATTCTTCCCATTCATTAGAAAGAAAAACAGTTTCAGGATATGTTGAAGCTGATTTTATTGAGCTTTCTGACAATCCAGACAGCCAATATCTATCTTTTGCAAAAGGATAGCAGGGTAGGGGAGTTCTTTTTAAATTTAAGCCTTCATAAAGTTTAATCCAGTCGATATCTATTCCACTTACAAAGATTTCTGCAAGGGATGCAAAATCTCTGTTATCGATGAAAACACCAGTATTTTTAGCCTTAGACGTAATATCAGTCTTTGATGTTTTAATTTTTTCTGATGTAAAAATGTTTTCTTTTATGTTTCCGTTTATATAATTATTTAGTTTCTGGATAAGTTCGTTTTTATCTGAAAATATTATTGCAAGCCTTTCTTTCATGGCTTCCCTTCCTATCATAAGGGTGTAAGCCATGTTAATAAGGGAAACATCATTTGCAGTTAAAAAATCAGCCATAGCTTCGGCATATTTTTTAAGTCTCTCTTCTTTTTTTGCTGAAAGAATAAATAAATAAGGCGGGTTTTCAATATTATTTATTTCTTCTGGTAAATATTCTTCAATGACCGCAAAAGCGTTAGCACCTCCAACTCCAAAATTGTTTATTGCCGCATATCTGGGAACATTCTGTTGTTCCCATCTTGTTGGAGATGTTGGAATGAAAAATGGGCTGTTATCAAGGTTGATTGAAGGATTTATTTTATTTATATTTGTGCATTTCGGGATATAGTTATTTTTTATTGAAAGTAATATTTTTGTAAGGGAGCATATACCTGAGGCTGATTCAAGATGTCCAATATTAGCTTTTGAACCAAGACTGCAAAAATTTTTCTTGTCTGTTAAGCTTGAGAAAGCGTTTTCAAGGGCTTTTATCTCGATTGGATCTCCGATAGCTGTTCCTGTTCCGTGGGTTTCAACATAGTCAATTTGGGACGCGTCAATGCCTGATTCAATTATGCTTGTTGTAATGGCTTTTTCTATGGCTTTAATGTTTGGAACGTGATGACCAGCTCCTTTTCCAGAATGATTTATACTTGTTGATTTTATGACTCCATAAATATTGTCTCCGTCCTTTATGGCTTGTTTTAAAGGCTTAAGCAAAACCATGCCAGAACCTTCACCAGGAACATAACCGTCAGCTTTTTCGTCAAAGGTTTTTTCTTTACCGTCAGGAGAAATTATATTCATTGAAGAAAGCATGATATATTTGCTTTGATGAAGGCTTAAGTTTACGCCTCCAGCAAGAGCCATGTCGCATTCTCCATTTAGCAACGCTTTTCTTGCAATGTGTATTGCTGAAAGAGAAGATGAGCAGGCTGTTTCGATTGTAAGGCTTGGACCTTGAAGGTTAAGAGCATAAGATATTCTGTTTGATATATCGTGAGCATAGCAGCCTGGACTTAAATATTGTCCTGTTTTACCGTAATGTTCAGCAGACAGCCAAGTAAAATCATCGTTCATGACTCCAGCATAAAGGCCTACAGTATATTTATTTAAGTCTTTTATGGAATATCCTGCGTCTTCTACTGCATGCCAAGTTGTTTCCATTAAAACTCGGACTTGAGGATCCATAAGCTCTGCTTCTCTTGGCGAAATGCTAAAAAACAGAGGGTCAAATTTATCTGCATCAATTATAAATCCACCCCATTTACTATAAGTTTTATTTGGAGTTTGTCCGCCTTTTTCAAAGTAAGGCAAGAAATTCCAATGGTCATTTGGAATTTCAGATGTGCATTCTTTTCCTTGAAAAATGTTTTTCCAAAAAGTTTCTAAGTCGGGTGAGTTTGGATATCTTCCTGCAATTCCTATTATAGCTATATCATCGTCTTTTGATTCTTGTTTAATTGCTATAATTTCGCGTTTTTTCGGTGGTTCTATTTTTCTTTCAGGGGCTTTACTTACTTTATATTTTGAACCATGCTCTTCTAAAAGATAGGCAGCAAGCTGTTTAATATTTGTATATTCAAAAAGAAGAGTAGGGTAAAGCTGTTCTCCGATTTTAGCTTCAAGCTCTTTTACGATTTCAAGAAGCTTCCTTGAATCAAGTCCCTGATCGTAAAAACCTGTTTCTTTGTCAATTTGGTTTTTGGGTTTATTTTGAATTTTTGATATTATGCCGCATAAATCGTCTTCAATTTGTTCAGCAAGATTTTTTTCAGATGGCGGTTCATTGTCTTGGATTTCGATTGTTTCTTCTTTAACTGGCGGTTCTTTTATTTTTTCTGGATATATGGAATCAAGCATTTGGAGTTTTGTTATAAGTTCTTTTGAGCGTATTTGTTTTGCCGTGAGCTTTGTAAAATAGGCAATACATTCTCCTTTTTCATTGTAAAGCCCATAGCTGTGATGTTTTATATCATCTGAAACGGCGGTTGTTTCATCTCTTGTAATATAGGCATAACAGATATTTTCAAGCCTGCCTTTTGCTTTAAAAGATTCAATAAAAAGGGGTATAAAAGGTTTTGGTTCTTTTAAACTGGCTTGGTGAAAAAGAAAAGGAAGAAGAGTTGATGAATCAAGATAAGCTGGATGTATATAGAAATTATCTATATATTTTTTAGCAAGGTCACTAAGACTTATTTCTGCCAAAAGATAATCATCTGTCATGTAGATTTTTCCATCAGCCTTCATAAATTCGTAATGGCTTATTTCAACGCTTCTAACATGACCGTAGAGTTCATCCATATCTAAAATTTTTGAGGCATTATTTTTCAAAACCCCAATATTTATAGCCTTATTCAAAGGTTTATGCTCGTAGTGAAGTTCGCAAGTGAAGTTTTCGATCCATTCTTCTGATATGATTTTATCGTTTTTGATTCTTTGAGTGCACGCTGTTATTTTTCCAATATCTTTTGAGGGCTCTAATGTAATTTTTATTTGAGCATCATATTTTTCTGATGTTGATACAGGCTCTTTAAAAAGGAGATTTTTTAATTCTATTTTATTTGTGTCATAGCCTTCAAATAGAAGTATTCTATAAAGCATGTCAATGAAAGTAACTCCAGGCATTATTCTTACACTGTGGACCCTATGATCTCTAACTATAAAATCTTCATTTTGCATGATTGTGATAAATTCAAAATTTTTCATCTTCACCAATCCTCTTATAATTTTAAAGTTTTGGGTTTTTAAACCTTTATACTTTATATATTAAGATTGTTTGGAATAATGCAACTAAAAATTTATATATAGATTTAATAAAGTAGAAATTTGGAATAGATAATTGGTGTTTGATTAATTGTTTGAATTCAGAATTGTTAG
Protein-coding regions in this window:
- a CDS encoding SDR family NAD(P)-dependent oxidoreductase → MKNFEFITIMQNEDFIVRDHRVHSVRIMPGVTFIDMLYRILLFEGYDTNKIELKNLLFKEPVSTSEKYDAQIKITLEPSKDIGKITACTQRIKNDKIISEEWIENFTCELHYEHKPLNKAINIGVLKNNASKILDMDELYGHVRSVEISHYEFMKADGKIYMTDDYLLAEISLSDLAKKYIDNFYIHPAYLDSSTLLPFLFHQASLKEPKPFIPLFIESFKAKGRLENICYAYITRDETTAVSDDIKHHSYGLYNEKGECIAYFTKLTAKQIRSKELITKLQMLDSIYPEKIKEPPVKEETIEIQDNEPPSEKNLAEQIEDDLCGIISKIQNKPKNQIDKETGFYDQGLDSRKLLEIVKELEAKIGEQLYPTLLFEYTNIKQLAAYLLEEHGSKYKVSKAPERKIEPPKKREIIAIKQESKDDDIAIIGIAGRYPNSPDLETFWKNIFQGKECTSEIPNDHWNFLPYFEKGGQTPNKTYSKWGGFIIDADKFDPLFFSISPREAELMDPQVRVLMETTWHAVEDAGYSIKDLNKYTVGLYAGVMNDDFTWLSAEHYGKTGQYLSPGCYAHDISNRISYALNLQGPSLTIETACSSSLSAIHIARKALLNGECDMALAGGVNLSLHQSKYIMLSSMNIISPDGKEKTFDEKADGYVPGEGSGMVLLKPLKQAIKDGDNIYGVIKSTSINHSGKGAGHHVPNIKAIEKAITTSIIESGIDASQIDYVETHGTGTAIGDPIEIKALENAFSSLTDKKNFCSLGSKANIGHLESASGICSLTKILLSIKNNYIPKCTNINKINPSINLDNSPFFIPTSPTRWEQQNVPRYAAINNFGVGGANAFAVIEEYLPEEINNIENPPYLFILSAKKEERLKKYAEAMADFLTANDVSLINMAYTLMIGREAMKERLAIIFSDKNELIQKLNNYINGNIKENIFTSEKIKTSKTDITSKAKNTGVFIDNRDFASLAEIFVSGIDIDWIKLYEGLNLKRTPLPCYPFAKDRYWLSGLSESSIKSASTYPETVFLSNEWEESECKFETEEELKNIFILADKAEFTESLKTAIENKYKGLDIKLTHPTPTLRSGGREKIDRNEEQFPSKIINIVSWENTGINFEEELTKSYYSLLSLTKEILATKPKNNVQMIYAYLTKEGEIRPLHSAISALFKTIALENPKLQFKTVEINSNQSTEKIAEYLINELKADKDKKEVLYKNGKRFTKSLIEFYPPKKDTLSIQKKRVYIITGGIGGLGLIFARFLSQQAKSQIILTGRSSITPEKSEKIKALEQTGSKIFYEQADISNKNDVNRLIQSLKANFGKINGVIHSAGVIRDSFIIKKTEAEISEVLSAKVFGTIYLDEALKSEQMDFFVLFSSISAVFGNPGQCDYSFANSFMDNFSKQRELLRAKNERFGKTISINWPLWAEGGMHVDDFTKDNIKKNFGIIPLQTDSGVLAFEKGLLSDKTNFIALEGEKEKIISAFNAKKAIETVKDETEEEFEEFEEFVEETEEVEQFESKIDEKDLIEKIKQDLAKAISSILKVKENDIDFDENMSEFGFDSITITEFAKIIVEKYNIELTPANLFEYPTINGLSTYLFDEHKNSVTEHYKGKIKLISVKSKKPSIKKRAIKIVNKKQDEIRKISKDIAIIGMSGIMPQSENLDIFWQNLEKGKNLVTEIPKDRWDYLDYYGDPTKEPNKTNIKWGGFMKEVDKFDALFFGISPREAELMDPQQRLFLETVWKTIEDAGYKSQDLSGTKTGLFVGVATLDYNDIIREASDDIKAQAATGMSHSILANRISYLLNLKGPSEPIDTACSSALVAIHRAVEAIQFGNCDFAIAGGVNVMASPSLFIAFSKAGMLSKDGKCKTFDKSANGYARGEGVGAVFLKPLDKAIEDGDFIYGVIKSTSINHGGKANSLTAPNPAAQAEVIIDAVEKAQINPSTISYIEAHGTGTSLGDPIEINALKKAFSELYKKWEIKIPDVPICGISSVKTNIGHLETAAGIAGVLKVLLCMKYKKLPSLLHFKELNPYISIKDSPFYFIDKIQNWDTIKDENNNPIPRRAGISSFGFGGVNSHIIIEEYENKSIKEDNTECKESIFVLSAKDEQRLTQYAGDILNYLEKIQDADKYFYDIAYTLQAGRDPMQERLAITADNIDTLKSNLIKYLNKEKSENLFIGSLKSKKDNYDIMVEDEEGKEFIKSLILNKKTNKIAKLWVSGIDIDWNLLHADTKPKRLPLPTYPFAKERFWVKTTKKKIEPSIFYYNLIWNESDYFAHENIENANILIFGKNNQVLESLSPYFKNSKTKIIGEINDKFDFQDFYPTHILYTWGIDNKNAKELDLGIFSVFNLIKALGENAKNIKRIIFIFKYPNAFYEALAGFSKSISLVLPNILFSTISIDELSSLTLAAKELVINKKYYSPEVLYKNSERFIKKAESIDFLETAPQVLREKGVYVITGGAGALGLVFAKYLAEKYKARLILIGRSELSTNKKEIIDELNQNGAEAIYIKADTSDIESMTKAVNTAKSKFGAINGIIHAAGKTSEKIITEKDINEFKQVINPKIDGSVILDEATKNEKLDFFVMFSSTSAVLGDFGQCDYAIGNKFLDAFTLERENKRVQNQRYGKTISINWPLWREGGMHLDDEGEALYLKSSGLAYLETEKGILAFKNILSSNMPNIVVMSGEKNKIDRMLKVDVKHGEPVLEKKIEIEPIAFEETEETDLNKRLEIDIKKIASQIVSIDTVNLDSDENLGNFGFDSILLTEFVNKISDIFKITISPTVFFAHGSIKALREYLHKEFEAQIKEFYKDIKPVKKATTVLKSQSTPATSTLPRTGGRREAYGQTPSDGIAIIGIACVLPMSKDINEYWDNLKNEKNMIEIIPKERWNWEDYFGDPLKESNKTNSKWGGVIPDVDKFDAKFFSISPREAELMDPQQRILLETIWKAIEDAGYKASELSGKKVGVYVGVQFNDYEQILTSSGKLTAQVATGNAHAMLSNRASFFFNFRGPSESINTACSSSLIAVHRGVKSIYADESDIAIAAGVSLMLTPSTLIGASQLGVLSPDGKCKTFDKTANGYVKGEGIAAIILKPLARALEDNDNIYAVIKGSSENHGGKAASLTAPNSKAQAELLVKAYTDAGFLPETITCLELHGTGTALGDPVEVDGIKMAFKELEKIYNKPIKQKNFCGIGSVKTNIGHLEPASGIAGLIKIVLSMKNKMLPASLHLNELNPYINLADTPFYILTKTKNWDRIIDDFGKAIPRRAGVSSFGFGGANAHIAIEEFKKTEKSDSDIENPPYIFVISAKNKDRLKEYAKNLSNFIEKYTDISLSDVAYTLQTGREAMEERIAVVIASKDELIQKLKSFTEDKKDIPELFYGNVKIGQASSSMLVDGREGEEFLKIIIKDKKYSKIAQLWASGVEFDWKILYNKLPNKISLPTYPFAKERHWASETKIAYLTAPKGQQITLHSLVHVNRSTLKEEKFSTYLTGSAFYLTDCSIYGKNIFPSTSFIEMARAAGEFAGERKVSRLSNLMFAPPIVINDDEKQVHISLYPSDGDVEFEIFTETKEDNRKVYCKGSIGYEDSKKIADEIIDIESLKNNSKHQVLKDTLYEVFKTFHVNYADGFKTIKNLYMSDTEIFAFAEIPPQIKENFNEFELHPSIIEASLQAIEYFLYKKTGKASHNFIESIKTLEIISPVKDKIYISIKADNFEKYSVIFADDKGNVCAKISYFSIKSIEFFTKSIDTLKKSADGLIYYNSTWIKSNLELNDTSPSDIKNILIFDENNNIKDMLLSRLNPAPNILVVKPGTEFNASGIDGFCSVSPKKQEDFKSLVKHLKSNNLMPDKILYLWPNSKDEQVPIESSLKLGIYPIFFLSSALIEERNQIEILYFHSNNKPENFAVSGFARTLRMENPKINLKTISIQDKSPVNIVNKAFIEFNNTDVEIKYQDKNRYIKSLKEVKPEYDLNRIIKDNGVYIITGGTGGLGLIFAEHLTKNFKAQIVLASRSDLSSERKYKIAEMKSLFGCELIHVKCDILKSDDVAELIRKTKSIFGKIDGVIHSAGITKDSFIAKKTYNEFNAVISPKIYGTIILYEALKSEKIDFFVSFSSVSGVIGNIAQSDYAYANSFLDNFSEIRSGKILSINWPLWQEGGMDVNEDIAKMIEKTFGMKLLKTEDGLKAFETALSTNHKNLLIIYGNTDRIRKSILEHFPSYDEKPKASEILPIKADESKLIMSLQKDLIKIASKILKLDEIEIDENEDMSNYGFDSVTLLEFAGKIDETYKTTIKPSMFFENPTIAEFSSALYLKFKENILHYYQPSSENIIIPEIMSDDFRDVCIEGVKLKSRYQVRVIKEYQKDVTIEVGKEPIQIIGIKNAATPKISLEELEEYAKGFNQIGISDETKQRLLMDYLSLLMKHEKKMVNLLVETPSKAKLEVIAAGDGAPVLLIPGFAMSSSIWRYQFAALSPKYQVISINMPGHGKSGRIRDLSLRNISEVFKETLDILEIERPIHIVTTSYGGMIGQTFAFKYPESTASLTLSGGFSKINESFFQGLPDKERLEKYSALFLKDIENVAKKSAYHRRNKQKYLNIISESKSVDAISGTGYMEEFYKLNTSDILPFIKAETLIISGKVDAIKQALFDVRSTERLNSMIENSKVVEFYDAGHFPFITHAKKFNEYVIQFIDSVEENLMPGKYSAANVIKLIADYSSGEKNLPTVSDIAKLPFKMFKDFLNK